The following proteins are encoded in a genomic region of Maribacter hydrothermalis:
- a CDS encoding sugar phosphate isomerase/epimerase family protein — MREDKKAISRRNFTKLTAGVLGSIPFMGFPNHFFNTDSIIKGDIHISLFSKHLQFLGYNEMAAASAEIGFNGLDLTVRPKGHVLPEQVEEDLPKAIEAMIKYGLSPRMMTTNVWDITDAEQRKVLETASTLGLSHYRTGWLTYSDDITISESQAVFTKQAQALSEFNKDLNLIGCYQNHAGNHVGAPIWDIPTILSTADTNYLGCQYDIRHAVVEGGNSWELDLRFIEPLIKSIVIKDFKWGVVDGKWQPINTPLGEGMVDFKRYFSLLKKYQINVPMSLHLEYDLGGAEHGAKEIKIDKKEVFARMKKDLNFIRNAWGSVE; from the coding sequence ATGAGAGAAGATAAAAAAGCGATTTCTAGAAGAAATTTTACAAAGCTAACTGCAGGTGTACTAGGGAGTATACCTTTCATGGGTTTTCCTAATCATTTTTTTAATACAGATTCCATTATAAAAGGCGATATTCATATTAGTTTATTCTCCAAACATTTACAGTTTTTAGGTTATAATGAGATGGCGGCAGCAAGCGCTGAAATTGGATTTAATGGTTTAGATTTAACCGTAAGGCCTAAAGGACATGTATTACCAGAACAAGTAGAAGAAGATTTGCCAAAAGCCATAGAGGCAATGATAAAATATGGATTATCACCTAGAATGATGACAACCAATGTTTGGGATATAACAGATGCTGAACAGAGGAAAGTTTTAGAAACGGCAAGTACATTAGGTTTAAGTCACTACAGAACTGGTTGGTTAACCTATTCAGACGATATTACTATAAGTGAAAGTCAGGCCGTATTTACAAAACAAGCCCAAGCATTAAGTGAATTTAATAAAGATTTAAATCTTATAGGCTGCTATCAAAACCATGCGGGCAACCATGTTGGGGCACCAATTTGGGATATACCTACTATTTTATCTACAGCAGATACTAACTATCTAGGATGTCAATACGATATTAGACATGCCGTTGTAGAAGGTGGTAATAGTTGGGAGTTAGATTTACGTTTTATTGAACCTTTAATTAAGTCTATTGTAATAAAAGACTTTAAATGGGGAGTTGTGGATGGAAAATGGCAACCTATAAATACCCCGTTAGGAGAAGGTATGGTTGATTTTAAACGATATTTTTCTTTATTAAAAAAATACCAAATCAATGTACCTATGTCGTTACATTTGGAGTATGATTTAGGTGGTGCCGAACATGGCGCCAAAGAAATTAAAATAGATAAAAAAGAAGTTTTTGCGAGGATGAAAAAAGATTTAAACTTTATTAGAAACGCTTGGGGTAGCGTAGAATAA
- the manD gene encoding D-mannonate dehydratase ManD, which yields MKITDIKVFVCCPGRNFVTVKISTADGTYGIGDATLNGREMAVVTYLEEHITPCLIGKDAHQIEDIWNYLYKGAYWQNGAVSIAAIAAIDMALWDIKGKLANMPVYQLLGGKSRKGITVYGHANGESIEEVLQNLGTMIKDGYKAVRLQCTIPKTKGTYGTMEGKKNYYELQGNRPLPPEQEWSTSKYMNFIPELFKQAREKFGYDIALCHDVHSRLTPIEAARLCKLLEPYNLLFIEDAVTTENPEGYKVIREHTDTPLATGEKFNAIWDAKEMIQNQWIDYVRTAVTHGGGLTPLKKLADFASLYHVRMAPHGAPDLSPICLMAHMHFNLWAPNFGVQEFIGFGTPELNEVFLYDIALKEGLLYMEDKPGWGVDFNEEAAKKYPYKRSYLPVSRLEDGTLWNW from the coding sequence ATGAAAATAACCGATATAAAAGTTTTTGTTTGCTGTCCTGGTCGCAATTTTGTTACTGTTAAAATTTCAACAGCAGACGGTACTTATGGCATTGGTGACGCTACCCTTAATGGTAGAGAAATGGCCGTAGTAACGTATCTAGAAGAACATATTACGCCATGTCTAATTGGAAAGGACGCCCATCAAATTGAAGATATCTGGAACTATTTATACAAAGGTGCTTATTGGCAAAATGGAGCGGTAAGTATTGCCGCTATTGCCGCTATAGATATGGCTCTTTGGGACATTAAAGGGAAACTTGCTAATATGCCGGTGTACCAATTACTTGGCGGAAAAAGTAGAAAAGGGATTACCGTTTACGGTCATGCTAATGGTGAAAGCATAGAAGAAGTTCTACAAAACCTTGGAACCATGATTAAAGACGGCTACAAGGCGGTTCGCTTGCAATGTACTATACCTAAAACAAAAGGGACTTATGGCACCATGGAAGGCAAAAAAAACTATTATGAATTACAAGGTAATAGACCTTTACCACCAGAACAAGAATGGTCCACGAGTAAATACATGAATTTTATTCCAGAGCTTTTTAAACAGGCCAGAGAAAAATTTGGGTATGATATAGCACTTTGCCATGATGTTCACAGTAGACTAACGCCAATTGAGGCTGCAAGACTGTGTAAACTCTTAGAACCATATAATCTTCTTTTTATAGAAGATGCTGTAACCACTGAAAACCCAGAAGGTTATAAAGTTATAAGAGAACATACTGATACTCCATTGGCTACAGGTGAAAAATTTAATGCCATTTGGGATGCTAAAGAAATGATACAAAACCAATGGATAGATTATGTACGTACAGCAGTTACCCATGGTGGCGGGTTAACTCCATTAAAAAAATTGGCTGACTTTGCCTCCTTATATCATGTGCGCATGGCTCCACACGGTGCTCCTGACCTGTCTCCTATTTGTTTAATGGCGCATATGCATTTTAATCTATGGGCGCCTAATTTTGGTGTTCAAGAATTTATTGGTTTTGGCACCCCTGAACTTAATGAAGTTTTTCTATATGATATAGCGTTAAAAGAAGGTTTATTATATATGGAAGATAAACCTGGATGGGGAGTTGATTTTAATGAAGAAGCTGCAAAAAAATACCCTTACAAACGCTCTTACTTACCTGTAAGTAGACTAGAAGATGGCACGCTGTGGAACTGGTAA
- a CDS encoding polysaccharide lyase family 7 protein codes for MKKSICIAAICLAIFSCKNAAKKSTETISKITAKSDVETKYPSDVIPFMDEWKILLGDGTYEDNLKNYAKDEFFYVANDGTTDWVVYKTPNSGITSRTSSNTRTELGQKAHWIPETGGKLTGTLKVQHVSTSGDARVAASYSVVVGQIHSDEGHENEPIKIFYKKFPGHTKGSVFWNYEINTEGDNSKRWDYSSAIWGNDMSVVGADASTYPNEPENGIELGEEFSYEINVYKGIMYLTFKSEGHDTVTFTKNLLKSEFTKIVPEQIKTLYASIGRDGLERENAYAGEIQYFKQGAYNQTNGKSPEDNIVWSTGADIYDGDIEKQYANGSYTEVWFKEATVGPGTAPIEE; via the coding sequence ATGAAAAAATCAATATGTATTGCAGCAATATGTTTAGCCATATTTTCATGTAAGAATGCTGCTAAAAAATCTACGGAAACTATTTCTAAAATTACAGCAAAAAGTGATGTTGAAACAAAATATCCTAGTGATGTTATCCCGTTTATGGATGAATGGAAAATTCTCTTAGGAGATGGAACATATGAGGACAATCTTAAAAATTACGCTAAAGATGAATTCTTTTATGTTGCCAATGATGGTACTACGGATTGGGTGGTTTACAAAACACCTAACAGCGGTATTACCTCAAGAACGTCAAGTAACACTAGAACAGAATTAGGTCAAAAAGCACATTGGATTCCTGAAACAGGGGGTAAATTAACAGGCACTTTAAAAGTACAACATGTATCCACTTCTGGTGATGCTCGTGTTGCCGCTTCTTATTCCGTTGTGGTTGGGCAAATTCATAGTGATGAAGGACATGAAAATGAGCCAATAAAAATCTTTTACAAGAAATTTCCCGGACATACCAAAGGGTCTGTTTTTTGGAATTATGAAATTAATACCGAAGGTGATAATTCTAAAAGATGGGATTACTCTTCTGCTATTTGGGGGAATGATATGTCTGTAGTTGGTGCAGATGCTTCAACCTACCCAAATGAGCCGGAAAATGGCATTGAATTAGGTGAGGAATTCAGCTATGAAATTAATGTCTACAAAGGTATCATGTACCTAACCTTTAAAAGTGAAGGGCATGATACAGTAACATTCACCAAAAACTTATTAAAATCAGAATTTACAAAAATAGTACCAGAGCAAATAAAAACATTATATGCTTCTATAGGTCGTGACGGACTAGAGCGAGAAAATGCATATGCTGGTGAAATTCAATATTTTAAACAAGGCGCATACAACCAAACCAACGGTAAATCTCCAGAAGACAATATCGTTTGGAGTACTGGTGCCGACATCTATGATGGTGACATTGAAAAACAATATGCCAATGGTAGTTATACAGAAGTTTGGTTCAAAGAAGCTACAGTTGGCCCTGGGACCGCCCCTATTGAAGAATAA
- a CDS encoding ribonuclease activity regulator RraA yields MTDKSTSTVEKLKKVSTATVATCLFKKGLKNQFIQHVSPLKLGKPTMVGEAYTLRYIPAREDLNPIEVFRDPKHLQRVAVEECPEGAVMVIDSRQNARAASAGSILVTRLMVRKAAGIVTDGGFRDSAEIADLPFSSYHNRPSAPTNLTLHQAIAINDPIGCGDVAVFPGDMVLGDDDGVIVIPANIADEVADECIQMTYYEDFVLEMVQGGEPVIGLYPMVSEEAKVKFEKWKLDNI; encoded by the coding sequence ATGACTGATAAATCAACATCAACCGTAGAGAAATTAAAAAAAGTAAGCACTGCAACAGTTGCTACTTGTCTTTTTAAAAAAGGACTAAAGAATCAATTTATACAGCATGTAAGTCCATTAAAATTGGGTAAACCAACAATGGTAGGAGAGGCGTATACGTTAAGATATATACCAGCACGTGAAGATTTAAATCCGATAGAAGTTTTTAGAGACCCAAAACATTTACAACGCGTAGCAGTAGAAGAATGCCCAGAAGGTGCGGTAATGGTTATTGATAGTAGGCAGAATGCTAGGGCAGCTTCGGCAGGTTCTATTTTAGTAACGAGATTAATGGTGCGTAAAGCCGCTGGTATTGTTACAGATGGCGGATTTAGAGATTCTGCCGAGATAGCAGATTTGCCTTTTTCATCATATCATAATAGGCCCTCTGCACCAACAAATTTAACCTTACACCAAGCAATAGCCATTAATGATCCAATTGGTTGCGGAGATGTAGCTGTTTTTCCAGGAGATATGGTATTAGGCGATGATGATGGGGTTATAGTAATACCAGCAAATATTGCAGATGAAGTTGCAGATGAATGTATACAAATGACATATTATGAAGATTTCGTTTTAGAAATGGTACAAGGAGGAGAACCTGTGATAGGCCTTTACCCAATGGTAAGTGAAGAGGCTAAGGTTAAGTTCGAAAAATGGAAGTTGGACAACATTTAA
- a CDS encoding chondroitinase-B domain-containing protein yields MKKYFFLISSIFLFFSCDDNSKHENITVKDITELNAAIAKSAPGDEIVMANGDWKDVKIKFVGYGNEQKPITLRAETPGKVLITGSSNLKLSGEYLIVDGLHFTNGSSPSEAVIDFGISQDSVANHCKVTNSVILDFNKSQRNETDLWVLFKGRHNELDHCYIAGKSNRGPTVRIDLAGNNSIKNYHKITNNYFGPRPPKGGPSAETIQLGNSFTSMAPSYTLVANNFFDHCNGEVEVISSKTNFNEFRNNVFYKSEGSLVTRHGNYCIIDGNVFIGDENSEQIGGIRLIGTGHWVTNNYFYNLNGKTFRSPLAVMNGIPKSPLNRYLQVTDVVVANNSWVNCVSPWQFGVGTNVDQKDILPASEIRSARPIRTIVANNLIYNDKGDNQPIIALDSIDGINFESNIINNQGVIFNTVKGLTQKDFSMSVAEGDVLMPEKSLSDFTQYKGFEFDQIKFDLFGNSRAKNNLVGAVIGTPVNKKDMMDVSQYGPAWFNSKSINDITSKTHTANSVAELTKAVLAANNGDTIVLSGTQYILSSSLKINKTLTITASNIATKAIIKYTGTSKTAAFEMNPKGKLTLKGIQLIGEKEQYAFASLSENMSSLYNLTVIDSEILDFDFVLKAYKLSFSEYITFKSTLIKNCTNGIEMSEETDDRGEYNAENIFIDNCHFENVSKNVIDYYRGGYDESTVGGNLIVTNSTFTNCGAKEEDGVLLNTYGIINVKLADNKFVNNPVKIVARLWGAKNNTHYNNEITNSGEIIVQENLPLKLMY; encoded by the coding sequence ATGAAAAAATATTTCTTTCTAATTTCTAGCATTTTTTTGTTTTTCTCCTGTGACGATAATTCTAAACATGAAAATATAACGGTAAAAGATATTACCGAATTAAATGCAGCAATTGCCAAATCAGCTCCTGGAGATGAAATTGTTATGGCAAATGGAGATTGGAAAGATGTTAAAATCAAATTTGTAGGCTATGGAAATGAACAAAAACCCATTACACTGCGCGCAGAAACACCTGGTAAAGTATTAATTACCGGTTCATCTAACTTAAAACTTAGTGGTGAATATTTAATAGTTGATGGCTTACATTTTACTAATGGCTCTTCCCCATCAGAAGCTGTTATCGATTTTGGTATTAGTCAAGATTCGGTCGCAAATCATTGTAAGGTTACCAATAGTGTAATTCTAGATTTCAATAAATCACAAAGAAATGAGACCGATTTATGGGTGCTTTTTAAAGGAAGACATAATGAATTGGACCATTGTTATATTGCCGGAAAATCTAATAGAGGGCCTACAGTTAGAATTGATTTAGCTGGAAATAATAGTATTAAAAATTACCATAAAATCACCAACAACTATTTTGGCCCAAGACCTCCTAAGGGTGGTCCTAGTGCCGAAACTATTCAGCTTGGAAATAGTTTTACTTCAATGGCTCCAAGTTATACACTTGTAGCAAATAATTTTTTTGACCACTGTAATGGTGAAGTGGAAGTTATATCTAGCAAAACAAACTTCAATGAATTTAGAAATAATGTGTTTTACAAAAGCGAAGGTTCATTGGTTACCAGACACGGAAATTACTGTATAATTGATGGTAATGTTTTTATAGGGGATGAAAATTCCGAACAAATAGGTGGTATTCGTTTAATTGGCACCGGTCATTGGGTTACTAATAATTATTTCTACAATTTAAATGGTAAGACATTTAGAAGTCCGCTTGCCGTAATGAACGGTATTCCAAAGTCACCTCTTAATAGATATTTACAAGTAACCGATGTTGTTGTCGCTAACAATTCCTGGGTAAACTGTGTCTCTCCTTGGCAGTTTGGAGTAGGTACTAATGTTGACCAAAAGGATATTTTACCTGCTTCTGAAATTAGATCCGCAAGACCAATTAGAACAATCGTGGCCAATAATCTTATCTATAATGACAAAGGTGATAATCAACCAATTATTGCTCTTGACTCTATAGACGGAATAAATTTCGAAAGCAATATCATCAACAACCAAGGGGTTATTTTTAATACTGTTAAAGGGCTTACTCAAAAAGATTTTTCCATGTCCGTTGCTGAAGGTGATGTGTTAATGCCTGAAAAATCACTTTCAGATTTTACGCAATACAAAGGTTTTGAATTTGACCAGATAAAGTTTGATTTATTCGGTAATTCTAGAGCAAAGAATAATTTAGTAGGTGCTGTGATAGGCACCCCTGTGAATAAAAAGGATATGATGGATGTTTCTCAATATGGTCCGGCCTGGTTTAATTCTAAATCTATTAACGATATTACTTCTAAAACCCATACTGCAAATTCAGTAGCAGAATTAACTAAAGCGGTTTTAGCAGCAAACAATGGAGACACTATAGTATTATCGGGTACACAATACATCTTAAGCTCCTCATTAAAAATAAATAAGACACTTACGATAACGGCTTCTAATATTGCCACAAAAGCAATCATTAAATATACAGGTACATCTAAAACTGCAGCCTTTGAAATGAACCCTAAAGGTAAACTTACACTTAAAGGCATTCAGCTAATTGGAGAAAAAGAGCAATACGCTTTTGCCAGTTTAAGCGAAAATATGTCTAGCCTATATAACCTAACCGTAATAGATTCAGAAATATTAGATTTTGACTTTGTATTGAAAGCTTATAAACTTTCCTTCTCTGAGTACATTACTTTCAAGTCTACGCTTATCAAAAATTGCACAAACGGTATTGAAATGTCTGAAGAGACGGATGACAGAGGTGAGTATAATGCGGAAAACATATTTATTGATAACTGCCATTTTGAAAATGTTTCTAAAAATGTGATTGACTATTACAGAGGTGGTTATGACGAATCTACAGTAGGTGGCAATTTAATAGTTACCAATAGTACGTTCACCAACTGTGGTGCCAAAGAAGAAGACGGTGTTTTACTTAACACCTATGGTATTATCAATGTAAAACTTGCTGATAACAAATTCGTGAATAACCCAGTTAAAATAGTTGCTCGTCTTTGGGGTGCTAAAAATAATACGCACTACAACAACGAAATTACAAACTCTGGTGAAATTATTGTGCAAGAAAATTTACCACTTAAACTCATGTATTAA
- a CDS encoding peroxiredoxin-like family protein, with amino-acid sequence MIKPTMEVPDLKIPIINDTKWSLYDQASTSFTMIVFYRGLHCPVCKNYLEDLATKLKDFSDRGVHLIAISSDSEERAKKAGEEWNIPELPVGYDLSIETAREWGLFVSKKTSDKEPDEFSEPGLFLIRPDNTLYASAIQTMPFARPHWDDILNAIDYVNKNNYPARGGE; translated from the coding sequence GTGATAAAACCCACAATGGAAGTGCCTGATTTAAAAATACCTATAATCAACGATACCAAATGGAGCTTATATGATCAAGCTAGTACATCTTTTACTATGATTGTTTTTTACAGAGGATTGCATTGCCCGGTTTGTAAAAACTACTTAGAAGATTTAGCGACAAAATTAAAAGATTTTAGCGACAGAGGTGTCCACTTAATCGCTATTAGTAGTGATAGTGAGGAACGAGCAAAGAAAGCAGGCGAAGAGTGGAATATACCCGAACTACCTGTTGGTTATGATTTATCTATTGAGACTGCTAGAGAATGGGGATTATTTGTCTCTAAAAAAACTTCGGATAAAGAACCGGATGAATTTTCAGAACCTGGATTATTTTTAATTCGCCCTGATAATACCTTATATGCCAGTGCTATTCAAACAATGCCTTTTGCAAGACCTCATTGGGACGATATTTTAAACGCAATAGATTACGTCAACAAAAACAACTACCCTGCAAGAGGTGGCGAGTAG
- a CDS encoding sodium:solute symporter family transporter, translating to MFYDYLVIALYFVLILVIGVVFSRMASKSTSDYFRGGGRMLWWMVGSTAFMAQFSAVTFTGAAGKAFADGFAISAVYIGNTFAFFCGWAYFAHRFRQMRVDTPTEAIKGRFGPKNELFFSWALIVFSFLNAGVWLNALGVFTSAVFDADISLTIVAIGLTVLFVSVLSGAWGVVASDFVQTLVVAVVSVACAVVALVKIGGPTELVNNFPGGFFIGPNMNYPLILIGTFIFFLPKQIITMMNLHDSFRFLNAKDSINARKAALLAMTLMGVGTIIWFIPPWASATLYPDAATNYAQLGNKAEDAVYLVFARNAMPIGTVGLLMAALFAASMSSMDSALNKNAGIFIRSIYQPFLSKRNKNTDDKKLLSISKIVSFISGLGVILAALYFASLKELSLFELMMSVSTMIQMPMMVPLLLGIVVKKTPQWAPWATIVVGLIISWLIANLYTAEFFASLLNVESLTRREIIDLNIILTIAGHVFITAGFFWSTSYFYKEEKDKNKLATESFFKDLETPVIADDLQDEVDQQQRRKLGNMVMVMSLGILLMTLIPNPYWGRIMFAICALIIAFLGFLLKRSAVKKTS from the coding sequence ATGTTTTACGACTACCTCGTTATTGCACTCTACTTTGTTTTAATCCTTGTAATTGGTGTTGTTTTTTCACGAATGGCAAGTAAATCTACCAGCGACTATTTTCGTGGTGGAGGTAGAATGTTATGGTGGATGGTGGGCTCAACAGCTTTTATGGCTCAATTTTCAGCCGTAACTTTTACAGGTGCTGCTGGTAAAGCTTTTGCCGATGGCTTTGCTATAAGTGCTGTATATATTGGTAATACTTTTGCCTTTTTCTGTGGATGGGCGTACTTCGCTCATAGATTTAGACAAATGAGGGTGGATACTCCCACTGAAGCCATAAAAGGGCGATTTGGACCTAAAAATGAACTATTCTTTTCGTGGGCATTAATTGTATTTTCTTTCTTGAATGCGGGTGTTTGGTTAAATGCCTTAGGTGTTTTTACTAGTGCCGTTTTTGATGCTGATATCTCTTTAACTATTGTGGCTATTGGTTTAACTGTACTTTTTGTATCAGTACTTTCAGGTGCTTGGGGTGTGGTTGCTTCAGATTTTGTACAAACACTGGTGGTTGCTGTAGTATCCGTTGCTTGTGCGGTAGTTGCTTTGGTGAAAATTGGTGGCCCTACGGAGTTGGTTAATAATTTTCCTGGAGGCTTTTTTATTGGTCCTAACATGAATTACCCATTAATATTAATAGGCACATTCATTTTCTTTCTACCAAAACAAATTATTACGATGATGAATCTTCATGATTCTTTTCGGTTTCTTAATGCAAAAGATTCTATAAACGCTCGTAAAGCAGCTTTACTGGCAATGACGCTAATGGGTGTTGGAACAATTATATGGTTTATTCCACCATGGGCATCCGCTACTCTTTACCCAGATGCAGCGACAAATTATGCGCAATTAGGAAACAAAGCTGAAGATGCTGTTTATTTAGTATTTGCCCGTAACGCAATGCCCATAGGCACCGTAGGTTTATTAATGGCTGCACTTTTTGCAGCTTCTATGTCCTCTATGGACTCTGCATTAAACAAAAATGCGGGTATTTTCATTAGAAGCATATACCAACCTTTTTTATCAAAACGAAATAAAAATACGGATGATAAAAAATTACTAAGCATTAGTAAAATTGTTAGTTTCATTAGCGGTTTAGGGGTAATACTTGCCGCACTTTACTTTGCCTCGCTAAAGGAGCTTAGTTTGTTTGAGCTTATGATGTCCGTTTCTACTATGATTCAAATGCCAATGATGGTGCCTCTTTTACTAGGCATAGTAGTTAAAAAAACACCGCAATGGGCACCTTGGGCAACTATTGTAGTAGGTTTGATAATTTCTTGGTTGATTGCTAATCTTTACACTGCAGAATTTTTTGCCTCCTTGTTAAATGTAGAATCGTTAACTAGAAGGGAAATAATAGACTTAAATATTATTTTAACTATTGCTGGTCATGTTTTTATTACCGCAGGGTTTTTCTGGTCCACATCATACTTTTACAAAGAGGAAAAAGACAAAAACAAACTTGCAACGGAAAGCTTTTTTAAGGATTTAGAAACTCCTGTTATCGCAGATGATTTACAAGATGAGGTAGATCAACAACAAAGAAGAAAGTTGGGTAATATGGTAATGGTCATGAGCCTAGGTATTTTACTTATGACTTTAATACCCAATCCATATTGGGGGCGAATTATGTTTGCCATTTGTGCCTTAATTATAGCCTTTCTTGGGTTTCTATTAAAGCGTAGTGCAGTTAAGAAAACTTCTTAA
- a CDS encoding Gfo/Idh/MocA family protein produces the protein MDKKLKVLISGTGFAGQGHTDAFRAVGAEVVGIVGRTPSVVRDVAKKMGILYSGTDWKQALIDCKPDIVSIATPGGAHYETIKQAIEFGCHVYSDKPLTDTGESALELYELAKDKNVKTAFASSFRYMPCVIYAKQLVANGIIGEPVEAEFISHFNLERDIPFGWSHRKEDGGGRLNNNFTHMMSIATSVIGEKILSIIGEVRDDLGKAPIVEGVHNFKNRRDHIPKDLNDPSLKWGESNVEWSYTVMAQLESNIATKPVSVLFKHGGLNPRFNEDHIVFYGTKGAIYIKGHYGMGPLYIWDENKTWKELSLPQDIIDDQPKVEGDTERNWQYLAREFVKDIKGESHTPYQTFKEGSLYQRLIDIIRTNGNWSNVDHLQ, from the coding sequence ATGGATAAAAAATTAAAAGTCCTTATTTCAGGAACCGGATTTGCTGGCCAAGGACATACAGATGCCTTTAGAGCAGTTGGTGCCGAGGTCGTGGGTATTGTTGGCAGAACACCTAGTGTGGTACGTGATGTAGCAAAAAAAATGGGGATTCTATATTCTGGCACTGACTGGAAACAAGCCTTAATAGACTGTAAACCAGATATTGTTTCTATTGCGACACCTGGTGGCGCGCATTATGAAACTATTAAACAAGCTATTGAATTTGGCTGTCATGTCTATAGCGATAAACCACTTACGGATACCGGGGAATCTGCATTAGAATTATACGAACTAGCAAAAGATAAAAATGTAAAAACAGCATTTGCATCTAGCTTTAGATATATGCCTTGTGTTATTTATGCCAAGCAATTAGTTGCTAATGGAATAATTGGCGAACCTGTAGAAGCTGAGTTTATATCGCACTTTAATCTTGAGCGAGACATCCCTTTTGGGTGGTCTCACCGTAAGGAAGATGGTGGTGGAAGATTGAACAATAATTTTACCCACATGATGTCTATTGCTACTTCTGTAATCGGTGAAAAAATACTATCAATTATTGGTGAGGTCCGTGATGATTTAGGGAAAGCTCCCATTGTTGAAGGTGTCCATAATTTTAAAAATAGACGCGATCATATTCCTAAAGACCTTAACGACCCCTCTCTAAAATGGGGAGAAAGTAATGTTGAGTGGTCCTATACAGTTATGGCTCAATTAGAAAGTAATATAGCAACAAAACCGGTATCGGTTTTATTTAAACATGGCGGTCTAAACCCACGGTTTAATGAAGACCACATTGTGTTTTACGGCACAAAAGGAGCCATTTATATTAAAGGCCATTATGGTATGGGGCCATTATATATATGGGACGAAAATAAAACGTGGAAAGAACTTTCTTTACCCCAAGATATTATTGATGACCAACCAAAAGTTGAAGGAGATACGGAACGCAATTGGCAGTATTTAGCAAGAGAATTTGTTAAAGATATTAAAGGTGAATCCCATACTCCTTATCAAACTTTTAAAGAAGGAAGTCTGTACCAACGTCTTATTGATATCATTAGAACCAATGGTAACTGGTCAAACGTCGACCACCTGCAATAA